A DNA window from Pogona vitticeps strain Pit_001003342236 chromosome 2, PviZW2.1, whole genome shotgun sequence contains the following coding sequences:
- the LOC110070594 gene encoding uncharacterized protein LOC110070594, with protein sequence MAIHGLPMKGPTQGRNHVNAFHLNRHQRTHAGEKMYPCMECGKSFSQSAILRKHEMIHTGEKPYKCMECGKSFSQCGVLKLHQRIHTGEKPHKCTKCGKSFSQSAVLRTHERTHTGEKPHKCMECGKSFSQSAVLRKHERIHTGEKPHECIECGKSFSQSCDLRKHERTHTGEKPHKCMECGKSFSNSGNRRKHERTHTGEKPHKCIECGKSFIQSSQLKSHHRTHTGEKPHKCMECGKSFSQSAILRKHEMTHTGEKPHKCVECGKSFSRSDALRLHQRTHTGEKPHKCIECGKSFSQNCDLRKHERTHTGEKPHKCIECGKSFIQSSQLKSHHRTHTGEKPHKCTKCGKSFSCSDALRLHQRTHTGEKPHKCMEYKKSFSQSDVLRKHERTHTGEKPHKCVESGKSFSKSS encoded by the coding sequence ATGGCCATACATGGCCTTCCCATGAAAGGACCgacgcaggggagaaaccacgtaaATGCATTTCACCTcaatagacatcaaagaacacatgcaggggagaaaatgtatccatgtatggaatgtggaaagagctttagtcagagtgctATCCTGAGGAAACATGAAatgattcacactggggagaaaccgtacaaatgcatggaatgtggaaagagctttagtcagtgTGGGGTCCTAAagttacatcaaagaattcacactggagaaaaaccacataaatgcacaaaatgtggaaagagctttagtcagagtgctgtccttaggacacatgaaaggactcacactggggagaaaccacataaatgcatggaatgtggaaagagctttagtcagagtgctgtccttaggaaacatgaaaggattcacactggggagaaaccacatgaatgcatagaatgtggaaagagctttagtcagagttgtgaccttaggaaacatgaaagaactcacactggggaaaaaccacataaatgcatggaatgtggaaagagctttagtaacaGTGGTAACCGtaggaaacatgaaaggactcacactggggagaaaccacataaatgcatagaatgtgggaagagctttattCAGAGTAGTCAACTTAAGTCACATCacaggactcacactggggagaaaccacataaatgcatggaatgtggaaagagctttagtcagagtgctATCCTGAGGAAACATGAAATGactcacacgggggagaagccacataaatgtgtagaatgtggaaagagctttagtcgcagtgatgcccttaggttacatcaaaggactcatactggggagaaaccacataaatgcatagaatgtggaaagagctttagtcagaattgtgaccttaggaaacatgaaaggactcacactggggagaaaccacataaatgcatagaatgtggcaAGAGCTTTATTCAGAGTAGTCAACTTAAGTCACATCacaggactcacactggggagaaaccacataaatgcacaaaatgtggaaagagctttagttgcagtgatgcccttaggttacatcaaaggactcatactggggagaaaccacataaatgcatggaatataaaaagagctttagtcagagtgatgtccttaggaaacatgaaaggactcacactggagagaagccacataaatgcgtggaaagtggaaagagctttagtaagaGCTCCTGA